Proteins co-encoded in one alpha proteobacterium HIMB5 genomic window:
- a CDS encoding Ribosomal protein S14p/S29e (PFAM: Ribosomal protein S14p/S29e) has translation MAKLSSINKNNKRIKLSDKFYKKREKLKKIIMDKKLPFEERFKAQQKLSKLPRNSAKIRVMNRCQITGRPHGVYRKLKISRIALRQLGLQGKIPGLVKSSW, from the coding sequence ATGGCTAAATTGAGCTCAATTAATAAAAACAATAAGAGAATTAAACTTTCCGATAAGTTTTATAAAAAAAGAGAAAAACTAAAAAAAATAATAATGGATAAAAAATTGCCTTTTGAAGAAAGATTCAAGGCACAACAAAAATTATCAAAATTACCAAGAAATTCTGCAAAGATTAGAGTTATGAATAGATGTCAAATAACTGGCAGACCTCATGGTGTTTATAGAAAATTAAAGATTTCTAGGATTGCTTTAAGACAGTTAGGATTACAAGGCAAAATTCCTGGATTAGTGAAATCAAGTTGGTAG
- a CDS encoding ribosomal L5P family protein,Ribosomal protein L5 (PFAM: ribosomal L5P family C-terminus; Ribosomal protein L5), whose translation MSPRLKEIYLKEIQPALKDQFGLKNIYMGPKIEKIVLNMGLGLDGNDSKILKSCEEDMGKITGQKPVITKFKKSVANFKTRKGSNAGLKVTLRKNKMYEFLDRLVNIALPRIKDFRGLSPKGFDKFGNYTFGIKEHIIFPEVSFDRADKVRGLDITIAISSKSPEHSYALLEKLNFPFIKKGDN comes from the coding sequence ATGTCACCAAGATTAAAAGAAATATATTTAAAAGAGATTCAACCTGCACTTAAAGATCAATTTGGTTTAAAAAACATTTATATGGGTCCAAAAATTGAGAAGATTGTCTTAAATATGGGTCTTGGTTTAGATGGAAATGATAGCAAAATTTTAAAATCATGTGAAGAAGATATGGGTAAAATAACAGGACAAAAACCTGTAATAACAAAATTTAAAAAATCTGTAGCAAATTTTAAAACAAGAAAAGGTTCTAATGCGGGTTTGAAAGTCACTCTAAGAAAGAACAAAATGTATGAATTTTTAGACAGATTAGTAAATATTGCTTTACCAAGAATTAAAGATTTCAGAGGGTTATCTCCAAAAGGTTTTGATAAGTTTGGTAATTACACTTTTGGAATTAAAGAACACATAATTTTCCCTGAGGTAAGCTTTGATCGTGCAGATAAAGTAAGAGGATTGGATATTACAATAGCTATTTCTTCAAAGAGCCCAGAACATAGTTATGCATTACTAGAAAAACTTAACTTTCCATTTATTAAAAAAGGAGACAATTAA
- a CDS encoding LSU ribosomal protein L24P (TIGRFAM: ribosomal protein L24, bacterial/organelle) translates to MIKKGLKVLVLAGKDKKKEGEVIEIDRSMNRAKVKDINMVKKHVKTTKEKKGGIVSKESFIHISNLKLIDEKAKTSKKEAKK, encoded by the coding sequence ATGATAAAAAAAGGTTTAAAAGTTTTGGTATTAGCTGGAAAAGACAAAAAAAAAGAAGGTGAAGTTATTGAGATTGATAGATCAATGAATAGAGCAAAAGTTAAAGATATTAATATGGTTAAAAAACACGTTAAAACTACAAAAGAAAAAAAAGGTGGAATTGTATCTAAAGAAAGCTTTATTCATATTTCAAATTTAAAATTAATTGATGAAAAAGCTAAAACATCAAAAAAAGAGGCTAAAAAATAA
- a CDS encoding LSU ribosomal protein L14P (PFAM: Ribosomal protein L14p/L23e~TIGRFAM: ribosomal protein L14, bacterial/organelle) yields MIQVQTELQVADNTGAKRIECIKVLGGSKRRYASIGDTIVIAVKEAIPKGKVKKGSVHKAVVVRVKKGIHRDDGSKVRFDNNAAVLVDDKGEPVGTRIFGPVTRELRTRGQMKIISLAPEVL; encoded by the coding sequence ATGATACAAGTGCAAACAGAATTACAAGTTGCTGATAACACAGGTGCAAAAAGAATAGAGTGTATTAAAGTTTTGGGTGGTTCAAAAAGAAGATATGCTAGCATAGGTGATACAATTGTAATTGCTGTAAAAGAAGCAATTCCTAAAGGTAAAGTTAAAAAAGGCTCTGTTCATAAAGCTGTGGTTGTAAGAGTAAAAAAGGGTATTCATAGAGATGATGGATCTAAAGTTAGATTTGATAATAATGCTGCGGTACTGGTTGATGATAAAGGAGAACCAGTAGGGACAAGAATATTTGGTCCAGTAACGAGGGAGTTAAGAACAAGAGGGCAAATGAAAATTATTTCTTTGGCACCAGAGGTTTTATAA
- a CDS encoding SSU ribosomal protein S17P (PFAM: Ribosomal protein S17~TIGRFAM: 30S ribosomal protein S17) translates to MPKKILTGIVVSDKPNKTVTVMVERKYSHPVLKKVVKVRKKYNAHDENNKFKNGDKVSIIESKPFSKNKKFQVMENTK, encoded by the coding sequence ATGCCTAAAAAAATATTAACTGGAATAGTTGTCAGCGATAAACCTAACAAAACTGTAACTGTAATGGTAGAGAGAAAATACTCACATCCAGTTCTTAAAAAGGTTGTTAAAGTAAGAAAAAAATACAACGCTCATGACGAAAATAATAAGTTTAAAAATGGAGATAAAGTTTCAATAATTGAAAGTAAACCATTTTCAAAAAATAAAAAATTTCAAGTAATGGAGAATACTAAGTAA
- a CDS encoding LSU ribosomal protein L29P (PFAM: Ribosomal L29 protein~TIGRFAM: ribosomal protein L29) encodes MKRTEIKKMSKDEIVKNIDKFKKDLFNFRFQKMNSQVTNPAKIGETKKTIARLKTFLKGKTNA; translated from the coding sequence ATGAAAAGAACTGAAATAAAAAAAATGTCTAAAGATGAAATTGTTAAGAATATTGACAAATTTAAAAAAGATCTTTTCAATTTTAGATTTCAAAAAATGAATTCACAAGTAACAAATCCAGCAAAAATTGGAGAAACAAAAAAAACTATAGCAAGATTAAAAACATTTTTAAAAGGAAAAACAAATGCCTAA
- a CDS encoding LSU ribosomal protein L16P (PFAM: Ribosomal protein L16p/L10e~TIGRFAM: ribosomal protein L16, bacterial/organelle): MLQPVRTKWRKAHKGRIHGNASRANFINYGAFALKALSPERITGKQIEAARVALTRHMKRQGRVWTRVFPNIPVSKKPIEVRMGKGKGSPEYYACRVKPGRILFEVDGVSEQIAKEALYKASAKLPIKTKTIKRFA; this comes from the coding sequence ATGTTACAACCAGTAAGAACTAAATGGAGAAAAGCGCACAAAGGTAGAATCCATGGAAATGCCTCTAGAGCTAATTTTATTAATTATGGTGCTTTTGCCCTTAAAGCTTTGTCGCCAGAAAGAATTACAGGTAAGCAAATTGAAGCTGCCAGAGTAGCACTTACAAGACATATGAAAAGACAAGGAAGAGTTTGGACTAGAGTTTTCCCTAATATACCTGTTTCAAAGAAACCGATAGAAGTTAGAATGGGTAAAGGTAAAGGTTCACCAGAATATTATGCATGTCGTGTAAAACCAGGTAGAATTTTATTTGAGGTAGATGGTGTATCTGAACAAATTGCTAAAGAGGCTTTGTATAAGGCCTCAGCAAAATTACCTATAAAAACTAAAACAATTAAAAGGTTTGCATAA
- a CDS encoding SSU ribosomal protein S3P (PFAM: KH domain; Ribosomal protein S3, C-terminal domain; Ribosomal protein S3, N-terminal domain~TIGRFAM: ribosomal protein S3, bacterial type) — MGQKVNPVGFRLGVNRGWDSVWYAKKKDFGNYLIEDFKIREYIKKNVINSGVSKVMIERTSNKCYVTIYTSRPGFVIGKKGSDIDKIKNNLAKITSNEVALNIKEVKKPETNAYLVAENIAQQLVKRISYRRAMKRAMQSCLRLGAKGIKVSISGRLGGNEIARTEWLRDGSIPSHTLRADIDYAEAEALTTYGIIGIKVWIYKGEVFAKEFSQETNKETPKEANK, encoded by the coding sequence ATGGGTCAAAAGGTTAATCCTGTAGGTTTTAGACTTGGGGTGAACAGAGGTTGGGACTCTGTTTGGTATGCTAAGAAAAAAGACTTTGGAAATTATCTTATCGAAGATTTTAAGATCAGAGAATACATTAAAAAGAATGTTATTAATTCAGGTGTTTCAAAGGTAATGATAGAAAGAACATCTAATAAATGTTATGTAACTATTTACACTTCAAGACCGGGATTTGTGATTGGTAAAAAAGGTAGTGACATAGATAAGATTAAAAATAATTTAGCAAAAATAACTTCAAACGAAGTAGCATTAAACATAAAAGAAGTAAAAAAACCTGAAACTAACGCATATCTTGTAGCAGAAAATATTGCTCAACAGCTTGTGAAAAGAATATCTTACAGAAGAGCAATGAAGAGAGCTATGCAATCATGTCTAAGACTAGGAGCTAAAGGTATTAAAGTTTCAATAAGTGGAAGATTAGGAGGAAATGAAATTGCAAGAACTGAATGGTTGAGAGATGGAAGTATTCCTTCACACACTTTAAGAGCAGATATTGATTATGCTGAAGCAGAAGCTTTAACTACTTATGGAATAATCGGTATAAAAGTATGGATATACAAAGGTGAAGTTTTTGCGAAGGAATTTAGTCAAGAAACAAACAAGGAAACACCAAAAGAGGCAAACAAATAA
- a CDS encoding LSU ribosomal protein L22P (PFAM: Ribosomal protein L22p/L17e~TIGRFAM: ribosomal protein L22, bacterial type) produces the protein MSKKKKIQNKTDKLVKSINNNIRSSVRKLNPILKGIVGKKVDVAIRDLEFSEKRITRDIRKTISSAIANAENNFQYDIDNLIVKEAYCGKKITMKRFRPRAKGRAAPILKPYSSVTIILTEAKQMESHGSKG, from the coding sequence ATGAGCAAAAAAAAGAAAATACAAAATAAAACTGATAAACTTGTTAAATCAATTAACAACAACATTAGATCAAGTGTAAGAAAGCTAAATCCAATACTTAAAGGGATTGTTGGAAAAAAAGTTGATGTTGCTATCAGAGATTTAGAGTTTTCTGAAAAAAGAATTACTAGAGATATTAGAAAAACTATTAGTTCAGCAATTGCTAATGCTGAAAATAATTTTCAATATGATATTGACAATCTAATTGTCAAAGAAGCTTATTGTGGAAAAAAAATTACAATGAAAAGATTTAGACCTAGAGCAAAAGGAAGAGCTGCGCCAATTTTAAAACCTTATTCTAGTGTCACAATAATATTAACTGAAGCTAAACAAATGGAGAGTCATGGGTCAAAAGGTTAA
- a CDS encoding ribosomal protein S19, bacterial/organelle (PFAM: Ribosomal protein S19~TIGRFAM: ribosomal protein S19, bacterial/organelle) → MARAVWKGPFVEESLMKKVDKYKADPKKIPIKTWSRKSTIIPDFVGVSFLIYNGKKFIPITVSEDMVGHKLGEFAPTRTFFGHTPADKKAKPAEAKN, encoded by the coding sequence ATGGCAAGAGCAGTTTGGAAAGGTCCATTTGTTGAAGAAAGCCTCATGAAAAAGGTTGATAAGTATAAGGCTGATCCTAAAAAAATTCCTATCAAAACATGGTCAAGAAAATCAACTATTATTCCTGATTTTGTTGGAGTTAGCTTTTTAATTTATAATGGTAAAAAATTTATCCCAATTACTGTTTCTGAAGATATGGTTGGACATAAACTTGGTGAGTTTGCACCAACTAGAACCTTCTTTGGTCATACACCTGCAGATAAAAAAGCAAAACCAGCAGAGGCTAAAAATTAA
- a CDS encoding LSU ribosomal protein L2P (PFAM: Ribosomal Proteins L2, RNA binding domain; Ribosomal Proteins L2, C-terminal domain~TIGRFAM: ribosomal protein L2, bacterial/organellar): protein MALKTFKPYTKSTRGTILVDRSELWKGKPFKSLVSPKNAMKGRNNNGRITSINRAGGHKKMYRHVDFYRKKFDMPATVERIEYDPNRSCYIMLVKFQDNTHAYYLAPQKIKAGDVIENGSKKEIKIGNCMPLQDIPVGINIHNVEIQPGAGGKLARSAGTSVTISGIDGNYSLIKLASGEVRKIDSRALATIGILSNPDQKNIKIGKAGRSRWLGRRPHTRGVVKNPVDHPHGGGEGKTAGGRHPVSPTGQSAKGLKTRDNKRTDKFIVRRRKKRKD, encoded by the coding sequence ATGGCATTAAAAACTTTTAAACCATATACAAAATCTACAAGAGGTACAATCTTAGTTGATAGATCAGAACTATGGAAAGGAAAACCATTTAAATCATTAGTTTCACCTAAAAATGCTATGAAAGGTAGAAACAATAACGGGAGAATTACTTCTATAAATAGAGCTGGTGGACATAAAAAAATGTACAGACATGTAGATTTTTACAGAAAAAAATTTGATATGCCTGCTACAGTTGAGAGAATTGAATATGATCCAAATAGATCTTGCTACATAATGCTTGTAAAATTCCAAGATAATACTCATGCTTATTATTTAGCTCCTCAAAAAATTAAAGCTGGTGATGTAATCGAAAATGGTTCGAAAAAAGAGATTAAGATTGGAAACTGTATGCCACTTCAAGATATACCAGTTGGAATAAATATCCATAATGTTGAAATCCAACCAGGTGCTGGAGGTAAATTAGCAAGATCAGCTGGAACATCGGTGACTATTAGTGGTATAGATGGAAATTATAGCTTGATTAAACTTGCCTCTGGTGAAGTAAGAAAGATAGATTCAAGAGCTCTTGCTACAATAGGAATTTTAAGCAACCCAGATCAAAAAAATATTAAAATCGGAAAAGCTGGAAGATCTAGATGGTTAGGTAGAAGACCACATACAAGAGGTGTTGTTAAAAATCCTGTTGATCACCCACATGGAGGTGGAGAAGGTAAGACTGCAGGAGGAAGACATCCAGTTTCACCGACTGGACAGTCAGCTAAAGGATTAAAAACTAGAGATAATAAAAGAACTGATAAATTTATAGTCAGAAGAAGGAAGAAAAGAAAGGATTAA
- a CDS encoding Ribosomal protein L23 (PFAM: Ribosomal protein L23) — MSRLHLYDKILSPVVTEKSTNLSEHNKIVFKVPSSANKVSLKKNIEKIFKVNVTKINIINKQNRTKLTRGRKVKVSGFKKAIITLKKGQSIDLTTGI, encoded by the coding sequence ATGAGTAGACTACATTTATACGATAAAATTTTATCTCCAGTTGTCACTGAAAAATCTACAAATTTATCTGAACATAATAAAATCGTATTCAAAGTGCCTTCTAGTGCAAATAAGGTTAGTTTAAAAAAGAATATAGAAAAAATATTTAAAGTTAATGTAACAAAAATTAACATTATAAATAAACAAAATAGAACTAAACTTACAAGAGGTAGAAAAGTAAAAGTCTCTGGTTTTAAAAAAGCAATCATAACTCTCAAAAAAGGTCAGAGCATAGATCTAACAACAGGAATTTAA
- a CDS encoding ribosomal protein L4/L1 family protein (PFAM: Ribosomal protein L4/L1 family~TIGRFAM: 50S ribosomal protein L4, bacterial/organelle) has product MKIDKHSLDGKKDSIEVLDKVFSAKINKRLVSAVLYKTNANYKGRHAKTKQQNEVSGPTSKIYAQKGTGNARHASRKAPIFVGGGVAHGPKGELAYKKRKLNKSEKKLSIASLLSEKNKDKNLMIFNDFSSEIKKTKEMNQIVKKFDITNSLIVLDKSSKDKIERSVRNIPNIKVTDVNHFSAFDVVKFKKIVFTESSVKELEKRYS; this is encoded by the coding sequence ATGAAAATAGATAAACATAGTTTAGATGGAAAAAAAGACTCTATAGAAGTTTTAGATAAAGTTTTTTCTGCAAAAATTAACAAAAGATTGGTGAGTGCTGTTTTATACAAAACTAATGCAAACTATAAAGGACGTCATGCAAAAACAAAACAGCAAAATGAAGTTTCTGGTCCTACATCAAAAATTTATGCACAAAAAGGTACTGGTAATGCAAGACATGCCTCTAGAAAAGCACCAATATTTGTTGGTGGTGGTGTGGCTCATGGGCCAAAAGGTGAGCTAGCTTATAAAAAAAGAAAACTAAATAAAAGTGAGAAAAAACTTAGCATCGCATCATTGTTGAGTGAAAAAAATAAAGATAAAAATTTAATGATTTTTAATGATTTTAGTTCTGAAATAAAAAAAACAAAAGAAATGAATCAAATTGTTAAAAAGTTTGATATTACAAATTCTTTGATAGTTTTAGATAAATCTTCAAAAGATAAAATTGAAAGATCAGTTAGAAATATTCCAAATATCAAAGTAACAGATGTAAATCACTTTAGTGCATTTGATGTTGTTAAATTTAAAAAGATTGTTTTTACAGAAAGTTCTGTAAAAGAATTAGAAAAGAGATATAGCTAA
- a CDS encoding LSU ribosomal protein L3P (PFAM: Ribosomal protein L3~TIGRFAM: 50S ribosomal protein L3, bacterial): MSEIALIGKKIGMTREFYKTGQLVPVTVLKMEKARVIQVIEEEKRGYKAIQLGYGKIKSSKLTKAMKGFFAKKNTEAKKKLKEYRVAKTEDYKEGNEFGLEIFKDIKFVDTKSKTIGKGFAGAMKRHNFGGLRATHGVSISHRSHGSTGQRQDPGKVFKGKKMAGHMGDKLRTMQNIEIIKTDLENELLYLKGSIPGSKNTEVLVKKSVKNIKKLTVTEKIAAAEEAKKTPDKKKK; encoded by the coding sequence ATGTCAGAAATAGCTTTAATTGGAAAAAAAATTGGAATGACGCGAGAGTTTTACAAAACGGGCCAACTAGTTCCTGTTACAGTTCTAAAAATGGAAAAAGCTAGAGTAATACAAGTAATAGAAGAAGAAAAAAGGGGTTACAAAGCCATACAACTTGGTTACGGAAAAATTAAAAGTTCAAAATTAACAAAAGCAATGAAAGGTTTTTTTGCAAAAAAAAATACAGAAGCTAAGAAAAAGTTAAAAGAATATAGAGTCGCTAAAACTGAAGATTACAAAGAAGGAAATGAATTTGGCTTAGAAATTTTTAAAGACATTAAGTTTGTTGATACAAAATCAAAAACTATCGGTAAAGGTTTTGCAGGAGCGATGAAAAGGCATAATTTTGGTGGTTTGAGAGCTACTCACGGTGTTTCAATTTCACATAGATCTCATGGGTCTACAGGTCAAAGACAAGACCCGGGTAAAGTATTTAAAGGAAAAAAAATGGCTGGTCACATGGGTGATAAATTAAGAACTATGCAAAACATTGAAATAATAAAGACTGATTTAGAAAATGAGTTACTTTATTTAAAAGGTTCAATCCCTGGATCAAAAAATACCGAAGTACTTGTTAAAAAGTCAGTTAAAAATATTAAAAAATTAACTGTTACAGAAAAAATAGCTGCTGCAGAAGAAGCAAAAAAAACACCAGATAAAAAGAAAAAATAA
- a CDS encoding ribosomal protein S10, bacterial/organelle (PFAM: Ribosomal protein S10p/S20e~TIGRFAM: ribosomal protein S10, bacterial/organelle) yields the protein MEKQNIRIKLRAYDNKILDASTEEIVNTVKRTGATIKGPIPLPTRIERYTVLRSPHIDKKSREQFESRTHKRLIDIIEPTPQTVEALMKLDLASGVDVEIKI from the coding sequence ATGGAAAAACAAAACATCAGAATTAAACTTAGAGCATATGATAATAAAATTTTAGATGCTTCTACAGAAGAAATTGTTAACACAGTAAAAAGAACTGGAGCTACAATTAAAGGTCCTATTCCATTACCAACAAGAATAGAAAGATACACAGTTTTAAGATCACCCCATATAGACAAAAAAAGTAGAGAACAATTTGAGAGCAGAACACATAAAAGATTAATCGATATAATAGAACCAACACCACAAACTGTTGAAGCTTTGATGAAATTAGATTTAGCTTCAGGTGTTGATGTGGAGATAAAAATATAA
- a CDS encoding translation elongation factor 2 (EF-2/EF-G) (PFAM: Elongation factor Tu domain 2; Elongation factor G C-terminus; Elongation factor Tu GTP binding domain; Elongation factor G, domain IV~TIGRFAM: translation elongation factor EF-G; small GTP-binding protein domain), with the protein MARTHTLDKYRNIGIMAHIDAGKTTTTERILYYTGKSHKIGEVHDGAATMDWMEQEQERGITITSAATTCFWQDHRINIIDTPGHVDFTIEVERSLKVLDGAVAVFDGVAGVEPQSETVWRQADKYKVPRICFVNKLDRTGADFFRCVDMIKDRLGAKPLVLQVPIGIEASLTGVVDLVKMKAQVWKNEALGAEWEYKEIPDDLKEISNKYRTELVEMAVEQDEKLMENYLNGDEIKEEDLVKCIRKGTLNFSFVPVLTGSAFKNKGVQPLLDAVINYLPSPVDIGSIKGTKVGSDEEVEMKFDDNAPFSALAFKVANDPFVGSLTFIRVYSGTIKSGTAVYNSSSEKEERVGRMLLMHANSREDIKEANAGDIVSLAGLKNTMTGHTLCNKDTQVLLEPMEFPDPVIEIAVEPKTKGDQEKMGEALARLAKEDPSFRVSSDDESGQTIIKGMGELHLDIIVDRMKREFKVEANVGAPQVAYRETIESSAEFEYIHKKQSGGAGQFAKVKLFVEPQEPGKGRLVESAIKGGAIPKEFIPGVEKGIETVSDSGILAGFPMIDYKVTIVDGLHHDVDSSVLAFELASRSCFKEACTQGGLKLLEPIMRVEVVTPEDYMGDVIGDLNSRRGQISTQEQRGNATVITAMVPLANMFGYINNLRSMSQGRAQYSMFFDHYSKVPQNVQDEVTKKVAG; encoded by the coding sequence ATGGCTAGAACACATACATTAGATAAATATAGAAACATTGGTATCATGGCCCACATTGATGCTGGTAAGACAACTACTACAGAAAGAATTTTATATTACACAGGAAAAAGTCATAAGATTGGTGAAGTACATGACGGTGCTGCAACGATGGACTGGATGGAACAAGAGCAAGAAAGAGGAATTACAATTACCTCAGCAGCCACTACTTGTTTTTGGCAAGATCATAGAATAAATATTATCGATACCCCTGGCCACGTTGATTTTACAATCGAAGTTGAAAGATCATTAAAGGTTCTAGATGGTGCTGTAGCTGTTTTCGATGGTGTTGCTGGTGTTGAACCACAATCAGAGACTGTTTGGAGGCAAGCAGACAAATATAAAGTTCCAAGAATATGTTTTGTAAATAAATTAGATAGAACAGGTGCAGATTTTTTTAGATGTGTTGATATGATTAAAGATAGACTAGGAGCTAAACCATTAGTTCTACAAGTGCCAATTGGCATTGAAGCTTCTTTAACAGGTGTTGTTGATTTAGTTAAAATGAAAGCACAGGTTTGGAAAAACGAAGCCCTAGGTGCAGAATGGGAATATAAAGAAATTCCAGATGATTTGAAAGAAATTTCAAATAAATACAGAACTGAATTAGTTGAAATGGCTGTGGAGCAAGATGAAAAATTAATGGAAAACTATTTAAATGGCGATGAAATTAAAGAAGAAGATTTGGTTAAATGTATTAGAAAAGGTACTTTAAACTTTAGTTTTGTACCAGTATTAACTGGATCTGCTTTTAAAAATAAAGGAGTTCAACCTTTATTAGATGCTGTAATAAATTATTTGCCAAGTCCAGTAGATATTGGATCAATAAAAGGAACTAAAGTAGGTTCAGACGAAGAAGTTGAAATGAAATTTGATGATAATGCGCCATTTTCTGCTTTAGCATTTAAAGTTGCAAACGATCCTTTTGTTGGATCATTAACATTTATCAGAGTTTACTCTGGTACAATTAAATCAGGAACTGCAGTTTATAACTCATCTTCTGAAAAGGAAGAAAGAGTCGGAAGAATGCTTTTAATGCACGCAAATTCTAGAGAAGATATTAAGGAAGCAAATGCTGGTGATATAGTTTCACTTGCAGGTCTTAAAAATACAATGACAGGACACACTTTATGTAACAAAGATACCCAAGTTTTACTTGAGCCAATGGAGTTCCCTGATCCAGTTATTGAAATTGCTGTTGAGCCAAAGACTAAAGGAGACCAAGAAAAAATGGGTGAAGCTTTAGCCAGATTAGCAAAGGAAGACCCATCTTTTAGAGTTTCATCGGATGATGAATCCGGACAAACAATTATTAAAGGTATGGGTGAACTTCACTTAGATATCATCGTTGATCGAATGAAAAGAGAATTTAAAGTTGAAGCTAATGTTGGTGCTCCGCAGGTTGCTTATAGAGAAACAATCGAGAGTTCAGCAGAATTTGAGTATATACATAAAAAACAAAGTGGCGGTGCAGGTCAGTTTGCAAAAGTTAAGCTTTTTGTTGAACCTCAAGAACCAGGCAAAGGAAGATTAGTTGAAAGTGCAATTAAAGGTGGAGCAATTCCAAAAGAATTTATTCCTGGTGTAGAAAAAGGTATAGAAACAGTTTCTGACTCAGGGATATTAGCTGGGTTTCCAATGATTGATTACAAAGTAACTATTGTTGACGGGTTGCATCATGATGTTGACTCAAGTGTTTTAGCTTTTGAATTAGCTAGCAGATCATGTTTCAAGGAAGCTTGTACTCAAGGTGGATTAAAATTGTTGGAACCAATAATGAGAGTTGAGGTTGTTACTCCCGAAGATTATATGGGTGATGTAATTGGTGATTTAAATAGTAGAAGAGGCCAAATTAGCACTCAAGAGCAAAGAGGAAATGCAACTGTCATAACAGCTATGGTTCCTTTAGCTAATATGTTTGGCTATATTAATAATTTAAGATCTATGTCTCAAGGAAGAGCTCAATATTCTATGTTCTTTGATCATTATTCAAAAGTTCCTCAGAACGTTCAGGATGAGGTAACTAAAAAGGTAGCTGGTTAA
- a CDS encoding SSU ribosomal protein S7P (PFAM: Ribosomal protein S7p/S5e~TIGRFAM: ribosomal protein S7, bacterial/organelle): MSRKKTQPKKNIVPDPKFNSTVIPKLINNIMYDGKRGVAAKIVYDAIDKIKTKSKDEPINVFNEAINNIKPTVEVRSRRVGGATYQVPVEVKSKRAQALAIRWLVDSARKRKDKHMSDKIFNELFDAYEKKGAAVKKREDVHKMAESNKAFAHFRW; this comes from the coding sequence ATGTCTAGAAAAAAAACACAACCTAAAAAAAATATTGTTCCAGACCCTAAATTTAATTCAACTGTAATTCCAAAACTAATCAATAACATTATGTATGATGGCAAAAGAGGTGTTGCAGCAAAAATTGTTTACGATGCAATTGATAAAATTAAGACTAAATCAAAAGATGAACCTATAAACGTTTTTAATGAAGCTATTAATAACATAAAGCCAACCGTAGAAGTAAGATCTAGAAGAGTTGGAGGTGCAACTTATCAAGTACCAGTAGAAGTAAAAAGTAAAAGAGCACAAGCTCTGGCTATAAGATGGTTAGTAGACTCAGCAAGAAAAAGAAAAGACAAACATATGTCTGATAAAATTTTTAATGAGTTATTTGATGCATACGAAAAAAAAGGTGCAGCAGTTAAAAAAAGAGAGGATGTTCATAAGATGGCAGAATCAAATAAAGCTTTTGCTCATTTTAGATGGTAA